The DNA window CTTTTAAATCTAaatctttatatatttttatcaattacgataaaaaaattatttttataatcatgTTCAATTTAAAAGCTTATCTTacaattgtaaataaaattttgagttttatctttttaaatccaaacctcTACATCTTCTCAATTACGATCAAATCTCAAAAAATTGTCTAACTTCTAagaaaagttaatataaatttttggtcttaattgataaaaattaaaaggtttgaattttaagaaataaaatttaaaaatttgaccATCATTGCaaaaaacgttttcaaattgaccataattataaaaattaaaaaatttaattgtaattgataaaaaaaacataaaaatttagatttaaaaaatagttagacCTATACTAATTTCTAAACttctttgataaaaaatatttctaaatttattcgtatcatataattttatattttattaaaatagattCGTCCTTGATAAAAATGAGTTATTTGGTACGGAATCATAAGTTTATGGACTAGAATGACCCTTTACTCACAATATCTGAAAGCAGAAACAGAGATAAGTTTATCTGTTGAAAGAGTGTGCCCACTAGAGAACTTACTGCCAATTGTTGTCCTAATGAATCATTGCCATCGTCTCCCTAAACAATTTCTTACCACCGTTAAATGGGCACACCCCATTTTTTCCAACAGAAAATTGGTTCTTCTTGGGTCTCGCTCTCTATCTAACCATGCCAACTTCAAGCCCCCAGTTCTAGTTTCAGGTACTTATATCAAATTCCTTTGCTTCACTTAGTTTgttaatttgattttcatttgttttaaagCTTTTGGGTAATTGTTGAAGCTGATGGGAATGCGTTAGAAGTGGATAAAGTTAGTGTCTTGAAGCAGAAAATGGAGCATCATGGAATTAACTATGACTTCTCTTGTGTGCCTGGAAAATTCAGTCTCTTGCTTTGTCCTCAGGTAAGACTATCTCtacttttttagttaaattgttaaattcaCTGTGTCATGGACATTTGGATTGGCCTCTAAAGGGTGTTTCTTGAATTGACTGCTAGCTAACTTTTTGTCTTTGTTGCATTGGGATTTAGTAGAAGTAGGGGTGAGCAGAAACCGAACCAGGCcgaaaaaccaaaccgaacagaACCGAAgtttgttgtttggtttggtttggtggGTAATTTAGAAAAGTTGGAGTTTGGttgatggttcagtttgggggTTTGTAAAACCGAAATAACTGAAACAccaatacaaacttttcaaaattaataaggattttttttattttatatctaaatttcggggcttttttgttattttacctaagattttaaggtttttagttgattttggaaataagtccaaaccgaattttaaaaccgaaaccgaaccgaCTAAAAATTTTGGTGGTTGGTAAAAAAACTATGGTTCAGTCAACCACTGATATTTTCGGCACTCTCGGTTTCGGTGGATTCGGAACTGAACCAAACTGAACCGAGCAATGCTCACCCCTAAGTAGAAGTGTCATTAGCTAATTCATCTCATGTCCCATTGTTTGGAAAACTGTTTTAGAAATTGTTTGTAATTCATTCTGTTGTTTTGGTAATGTAGTGCAAAGGTGGAAAATCAATGGAAAGGAGTTTGTCTTTACATATTATCCAAGACGCGTAAGCTGTTCGTACTAGTTTTTGTCATATGCTTGATCGTGGATGGATTTGGTTGTTCACTAGCTTGCTGGACTGTATTTCAAGTTTGTGATATGTTTGTAGGGAATTTGCCATGTGGAGGTGTTACCGTACTTCTTGTGGATGGGCAGGACAGGTGAGGATTGTGTGTGTTATGTACCTATTTCAGATTTCGGGAAAATTGCAAACTACAACAATTACTAAGTTCTGTTATAAAGGCATTTGCAGATGACAGATTGACTATTGAAGGGATGAATATAATTTTCAAAGTCAGGTCTTCTGGACCAATGACACCAGAGGGCATAGTACTAGAACCACTGTGTGAGAAGGTATTGAGATTGTTTTAAATCGTAATATTACGAGTGTTTTTTATCTTCTCTTTTATATCTTTTGTTTGTACATCTTTACCGGTGATTCCTACACTTTGTTGGAAGATATGTTTTAAATGAATTTACGATAAGTCATTTTATCACCCCAACATAAACTATTGCCAAAATTATGATACAGATAAATAGAACTGCTTACCTTTCTTtctaattcatttttaaatttctagtCTCAATAGAAAGTTATTGACGTTTAGTAATTCTTTTCCAGCTAATTGCATATTTCAGCGACAGAAGAATATCTAAGGAAACCCTTCAGAGAAATTATGTCATGCAGATGGCTGGTGATCAGGTTAGATCGCTCAATTTCATCGCTTTTTGTGTGGTTATGACTTATGAGATAAATGAATTTCTGTCTTGATGGTTTCTTGAATTAATGGGTTAGAACCCTTTGGAGAGTTCATGTTGATGTGGTAGATGAGAAAAAGCATGCAAAAATGTCATCAGGTGTACTGTTTTTTCTTCCTTCACACCAACATGCACCAAATATGGTATCGAAAATGCATATTTTTCCCATCTGAGGGAGTAGAGATCTGTGTTGTGTTTTTGCTAAAATTGAGTCATTTGATTTTGTGTGAATGTTCAGGAGCATGGGTTCTCTGGATTGATTCCTCCATATGATTCTGATCTTTTAACAACTCTTTCAAATCTTTCACCATAATATCCTAGGTTCCTCTTCGCTTCTCCAAGTTGATACATTTTTCTGTTGTCTCTTTATGGATCCCTCAAAATGAAGACCTCACTTTGGCGCCGACTTCACTAGTCATATCCCATGTTTCTGCTACATCTTCCCATGCTCTTGCTAAATCTCCCTTTCTGGCCTTTCTCCTAAAACTCATTAGGATAACTTTAAGCATGAGTCTAATTGAACTTCATGACTTGCCTCGCCTATTCTCTTAACTCTAAATGATCTAGGGGTATCACATATTTacgggtaattgattttggaggtcactgtacttttcaaaaattgcaaaatggtgaccaaacttcaaaacgtaacattttagttattatactatttggttatgttaagatagaaggatttttggtcaccgaaaaaaattatttcgagtcgattttttgttgattgtgtgtatatacgaaatataagatattatttgttataaataatcaaaatttgattactacatatgtatagtttgaccgtaaaacacttaaaaaccttacaaaatctcatatttgaaagtttagtaaccattttgttacgtttttaagtcggtcaccattttgcaattcttgaaaagtacaatgacccctagaatcaattatCCCATATTTACAGTTAAACATGTTATAGTTTTAGCAGTTCAGAAAATTACGACAAATATATATACCTGTGAACATTTTGTACAATCACGAGAAAGGAAGACTGATTTCACTAGCTTTGCAATTACAAAGTAATCTTGTTGGAACATAGTTCTGATATACTCCATCCAAACTTCTGCTCTTTTAGTTTAGAAATTAGATGCATTTATTTTTGGAAAGTTAAATATAGAACCAAATTGCTGTGATGTCTAAGATAATAGAGATAACTCAAGCCTCTAAATGGTCTTTAAAAGGAATGATCAATGGAATCTAGACTTAGATGGTTGTTAtgatctatatatttatatgcaGCTTAATTatgaatacttttttttatcccACAATCTTTACTGTTCTCCTTGATTGTTCTGATCTATGAATCAAGATGGCTGCTTATTTAATTGCTTTAATGTTCTGGATGTAATCATTTATCTTTATAGGTCTTTTCGACTCTTGCTTTGAAGCTAATCGTGATATTATTGTTTATAGAGCATTTAATATATGAGCTAATTCTGATTATTTGGACTTGAGTTATAACTTATAATTGAGTTGAACACATACAGACGTACTTGTACCCGAAATAAATTTGCCTAGTTAGAACAAAGCTGTGTTACAAATATGTTCTGATATCATCTTAAGGATCTGTGTTGATCAATTGAATACTGAGATCTGATCTTTTCTAACTAGTAATGACTAATGGTTTCAGGACATCATTGCTTTTACTTACAGACGAAATGGAGTTCTTGTTGGGTGCAAGTTCCGGACCACAGAGAAAAGATTTTGGCAGGTAGTTCCGTAGTTGTGCTATTTGTACTCTGCAATTTTATGATGTGTGATGATTTTGTTTATATTCaagtaaaaaggaaaaatgctGGAAAGAATAAACACACAGAACCATGGAAAATTTTATGTTTCGTGAGCTGAATATTCATTCAAAGGATGATCTATAGAGAAACATGACCGGGTAATGGCCTATAAAGCTCTTAATGACGTAAACAGAAGATGCACTCACTTACCAAACAATGAGTTTTACATGCACATAGTCACATACTAACAATGAATGTTCAGACTCAAAATATTGTACTAAGATTTAAAACTTAACCTGAAGCAGTCAAAATCAAAccttataatatgtttttatttctcAAGCTCCTGATTAGGCTAATTTCTTTAGTCCTTAAATGTGTGGCAGTCGAGTGCTAAGGGGAACATGTATAATTCTTTTACAGATACATTCAGATAACAATAAGTGAAAATAGTGACTTTACATCTCATTAGAcaactaaattatttttaaaattataattttagtaaattaatacTTGTAATATTTTCGCTAAAGTATAAGCTAGGAAAAATTTCCCAGTTAATTACTGGTGAATGAGTGTCCTGAATAGTGAGATTTTGACATTGTTAACAAAGCAGGGCATGTTACAAGTATGTTTGCGAAATTGCACTCGAATAAATCAAGCACGACTCTCTGAGATTCAACCAATGGATAGTTCGACTAATTGGCTATCGTTGTCATCAGCTCCACTTTTAGCGTTTTGCTACTGTTTCTGGCTCTGAGACTCATATTCATAGAGGAAGATTGGAGGTGATGGCCTTtaataatcaaactaaaaatatgGTGTAGGAGAGTTGGTAGATGATCTACCAAATGGGCAATTACCAGATTCTTGTATCTAGTTGGAAAAGGAAAGAAAACACTAGTAAGAAAAGAAAACACTCTTTAGGATCCGGCAACTGAATTACATTGTCCTGCTATTATCTTCTATGCAGAGTGACTATGCTCTAACCCGTAACAGATTCTAATTTCTGCTATTTTGTTTCAGGAGAAAGGCACGGCCAAATGGTTATATGGCATTGACGACATTTGTGATGCCTCTGAAATTATAATTGTGAGTGCTGTTACTTTATTTGCATTTTTCATTGGTTTGTTTGAATCTCTTCCTATCCcccattatttatttttatttccttGGTGCTGACAAGGTTGAAGGGGAAATAGATAAGCTTTCACTGGAGGAAGCTGGCTTCTGTAATTGTGTAAGCGTTCCTGGCGGTGCACCTCAAGCTGTTTCCACTAAAGAACTGCCACCGTCAGAAAATGTATGAATCGGGTCTAAAAAGCTTTCTGATCATGCCTTTGTAGTTAATATGTTTTTGTTTaactattaatataatttttcattaaaaactGAAGTTGCTCGTACCATGTCTGATGCATCAGTAATAACTATTATGCACAAGTTTCCCCCTAAATGTCTACGGTTTTGGCGAGTTCTATCTGATAGAAGATGAAAGTTCTCTTTTTCTACATATTAGGCATAGCCAAAAGGCCCAAAACCATAGATGTAATAATCATCTTCCCTATTAATTTCTGTGTTTTCTTTTAATTGTTCATGCAAATGCGAAGCCAGGATAAAGCATATCAGTATCTGTGGAACTGCAAAGATTACTTGGATAAGGTTAGCATCTTTTGAGCAGGGTTGGCAATGCAAAGAGGATTTGAGTTTTTCTTCTTACCTGCTATTTTCTCAACATCTTTAAGGTTTCTCGCATTATTCTGGCAACTGACGGGGATGTGTCTGGGCGAGCCTTGGCTGAAGAATTAGCTCGCCGGCTCGGAAAAGAAAGGTGACAATCATTCTCAAGGTTGAAGAGCTTTTATTTTACTTGAATATTTCTGATACTTGTTCACTTTGGCTATTCTACTAGAAGCTATTTTGTAGGCTGTATCTTTCATAAGTGTCGCAACTGTTTTTATACAGAACTGTCTATTAAGAGGAGAAAATCAGTTAATATCAAATGTTTTTAGCAGAGGAGAAAATCAGTTCATGGTTTTGATAGTAGTAATCTCAAATAAATCTTCCGTGGATTGAGCTATTTGTTGTGTTGCTACTCGTTGTCAGTATTAACAAACTTGTCTCGTCTTCTACTATTGCTGAATTTCATATGAATGTCAGACGCGACACATATTGCTTCTGTCCtcttaaaaaatattgattaacCATCAGATTTTGCTCGAGTCTATAGAGGATGTTTTTGCCATTATTCCAACTTTTTTCCTATGCTTTTGCTGCAACAAATATAGGAAAAATAGGAAATGTTTTATATTGAAAGTGAATGGAATTATGAATACATGAAATTTAGCATGTTTAATATTCTTAGTACTACTGGCCTTGCTTTCTGGTTATATTCTAATTCATTCATACTGACATGCAATTACTCTGAAACTTGATGTTTTTTGTTTCCTTTTCTCCAGAGACCATACTTCTAATATTTTTCCATTCCATTAGTATCAAATTTGTGAAgaaataacttaaatatattttccgTATGTTTCCGTAGATGCTGGATTGTACGATGGCCGAAGAAAGATCACTCCCACTACTTCAAAGATGCAAATGAggtttgtttgttatttttggACATTCAGTTCAGTGACAAGCATGTGAACATTATCTAAGGATGTTATGATGATCACTAAACTAAACTGAAAACTCTAACCTAAGAGTCATGACATAGATTAGGTTTTGTTCGACATGCGATTCAAGCGTTGGTCAGTGTGCTTATTGGTTAAATGGGTCATGTACAGGTTCTGGAGTGTTtaggaccaactgctctcaaggAAGTAATTGAAACTGCAGAATTGTACCAATCTCATATAATGAATCAGGCAGTATGAATTTTGTGGTTCAGATGAAAGATTCTAACATAAAAACTGTACACAAATTTTGGTCCAAAACTACAAGTATCTGAAAATTTTGGAGCCCGAGTGTGAGGCTGGCACTGCATGAATCAGCCATTGTAATTTTTCATTAGGAATGTTTGGCTAATTTGTATTATCAACACAATGAAATTATGGCTATTGATgtctttttttgttcttttaccTAGCATGCATGATTCAACCTTGTCAGCTGGTAAAATGTCATACTGTAAATTTTCTTCTGTGAATCAATTCATTAGTCTACTTCTCAAGAATGCAAATAACATAGCCTCATCCCCTTATATTCGACATGAAGATAATACCTTTTCTAGTGAGTGAACTGGAGGACTTTAACTCAAAACCTCTACTCGTAAAAGCCGAGATGCATACAGTAAAGAATTCTATTTTCAAACACATACAGGGAGTGATCTTTCCTCGGCCATCAAATCAAAATTGCTATTTCTCATAAAAGAAACTACATAAAGTCGGAACTCGGAAATGTAGGGCATGGAATTGATCTTACAATTGATCctataataaaaaatgaatatcaGGAATCCCGCTTCTGTGTCACGAACCAGCAACACCAACATCTTTTAAGATTGTTTAATGTCGGAAAAGTTGTGAAGTTGGCCTGTGTGCATATGAAACAGTCAAAACATATAATAAAAAGCTAACTCCATCTACAAACGAAACAAAGAGAGTCATTATTTTTACGTTATATAACTCCTCTGCAGATAATTGCAGTTCCATAGTCTCCAGCTGATACAAAAAGCTTGTGAGTTGGCCGAAAGCATAACTAGCTCTCGATCAATGGATCATCGGATCATCCTTCAAAGTAGGGCTAACAAGGGAAACATCTACGAGTCATGGAGTATCCACAAATTCAAAGCGCATCCTTGAATCAATATATTTGAATGATTGGAGCTTCAACGCGTAAAGATGTCTGcttttcaatcaaaaaccaGATTATTTACATGCAGCAAGCTTAGGTTCTCCAGACATAAACAACTCATGTTTGAGACGTGCAGCTTGATGAAGATTGATAATTTTAGTGAGCCATGTAATAAAATGAGAATACAtaagttaaattaaataataaataagaacAAGAGCTGCCCACTTATATTTAACACAGATGAGAATACAACTGTTTATTAAGAGACCAGAAAATTAGTTCATCTCAAATGCTTATATCAGTTGCTTCTCGTAGTGAATATTAACGGAATGTTTCCGAAACGAGGAAATGGACCTTCTTCAAGGTTTCCATACATCATAGCCTAGGAACAATAGAGAAtgtttaatattcaaattgaatGAACTGGAACTATGATTGTTTGAAATGTAGCATGTTCTTAGTACTGGCTTCGCTTTCTGGTTCTGTTCCGATCCATTCCTTGAAGTTACTCCGAAACTTAatagttttttgtttttctttttcgaGAGGCCAGAATGCTTACTTATTCTCCAATCTATTGCATAAACTTCTGAAacaatttcaatattttatgtCTGATTCCTCGGATGCTGGATTGTAATGCGAATGCAGCTAAATAAGGAAGATGTAGAAATAAATGAATGTCTGAAATTTAAGCATTTGAAGTATTCATGCATTCCAGTAATACATACTACTAATCATTTCATTTAAGAGCTCTTTTTACCAGAGTGTGCTTATTGGTTCAATGTGTCATGTACATGTTTTGAATGAAATGAACTGATATTATGATGAATCAGACAGTATAAATTTTGTGGTTTAGGTAGAGATTCAACTCtgaaattttacataaattttGGACCACAAGGATCTGAAAATTTTGGAGTCATTTGTGTGAGACTTGCATGTGAGCCATTATGATTTGCCAGTACATATTAAGCCAATGATGTACTAACTCAATTAAATTTTGGAGTATTTctttttgaacaaagggtcaacgcgccccctgaacttgtggcacggggtcatctagcccaatttatacttttttgagcaactaaccccaaaattcttcatttttgggtcaaataaccccataattaatatttttattttaaaaaacagacttaggataattatattgcaacaattagggaagtatctaattacgtttttgca is part of the Mercurialis annua linkage group LG3, ddMerAnnu1.2, whole genome shotgun sequence genome and encodes:
- the LOC126673458 gene encoding primase homolog protein; protein product: MNHCHRLPKQFLTTVKWAHPIFSNRKLVLLGSRSLSNHANFKPPVLVSADGNALEVDKVSVLKQKMEHHGINYDFSCVPGKFSLLLCPQCKGGKSMERSLSLHIIQDAEFAMWRCYRTSCGWAGQAFADDRLTIEGMNIIFKVRSSGPMTPEGIVLEPLCEKLIAYFSDRRISKETLQRNYVMQMAGDQDIIAFTYRRNGVLVGCKFRTTEKRFWQEKGTAKWLYGIDDICDASEIIIVEGEIDKLSLEEAGFCNCVSVPGGAPQAVSTKELPPSENDKAYQYLWNCKDYLDKVSRIILATDGDVSGRALAEELARRLGKERCWIVRWPKKDHSHYFKDANEVLECLGPTALKEVIETAELYQSHIMNQAV